A genomic region of Haliotis asinina isolate JCU_RB_2024 chromosome 1, JCU_Hal_asi_v2, whole genome shotgun sequence contains the following coding sequences:
- the LOC137278372 gene encoding beta-porphyranase A-like produces the protein MLLQLLATLLVWGSAFSDTTVTIYNEWLSQGGRVHYEVERWNKINGLTHLNLIPKCKAIGTAAGRWVNRDIQLFTNWPQSPSHHGYPDPTYLQDHALQSKSFTYYMQQLANYGNNISDMVWNIQGRSWPDWIDKSHHHGGFPNNIDAASEFVSLMVQSAKDYTGGRLPHIFEVINEPDWYEDVIDPQTNIDFHRAVADKLKSRFGMKVAGPSYTSMALRQADENNFSFWKKTAKFLDMSLDHLDFFSFHSYNYLLISGGNHTYSGINEARLVASLDMVENYSHIKKGKNVQLVNTEFGLGLGNLKSFGPNFENGMLDFETIYQENGFMFTFLNLREFIDRVTVFLLSNEQFPGHTALRKSLFTRDGHPLQNTKFFTFWKNFVSDQRFLRVSSQYDGQERIVSPLALANPRTKEMVVLLHNYGSKWQNVKLDFPNNWLNPTTGEETCVLFENDNPSIHANYHFDRSKLHGTVGLPGSSTCFYKFKTNYNFGGIRTDNENTYYGKKMIIPISNGHAQTTISLPSSGYHLSYLRLGISRDKNADAKPKTIVFNGHTLSSSYMLFDAMKVDGKTKWNVWVFKVPPGQINTSNTVSMTFDGNGGHVTSVALVVGKIH, from the exons ATGTTGCTACAGCTCCTGGCCACCCTACTGGTGTGGGGATCGGCATTCTCTGACACAACTGTCACAATCTACAACGAGTGGCTTTCCCAGGGTGGACGTGTCCATTATGAAGTTGAACGATGGAACAAAATCAATGGTCTCACCCACCTGAACCTAATTCCAAAGTGTAAGGCTATTGGAACGGCTGCCGGGCGTTGGGTGAACAGAGACATACAGCTATTTACAAAT TGGCCCCAAAGTCCAAGTCACCATGGTTATCCAGACCCCACCTATCTCCAGGACCACGcacttcagtcaaagtcattCACGtattacatgcaacaactagctaactacgggaataacatctccgacatggtctggaacatacaag GTAGGAGCTGGCCCGACTGGATAGATAAGTCTCATCATCATGGTGGATTCCCAAACAATATTGACGCTGCATCAGAGTTTGTGTCACTGATGGTTCAGAGTGCCAAGGACTACACAGGAGGTCGCCTTCCCCACATATTTGAGGTCATCAATGAACCTGACTGGTACGAAGATGTTATTGACCCACAAACGAATATAGACTTTCACAGAGCCGTGGCCGACAAGCTGAAATCAAgatttggaatgaaagttgccGGACCATCGTACACTAGTATGGCATTACGACAAGCAGATGAAAATAACTTCAGCTTTTGGAAGAAAACTGCAAAGTTTCTGGACATGTCTCTTGATCACTTGGACTTTTTCTCGTTCCATTCCTACAACTATCTGCTTATATCAGGTGGAAATCACACGTACTCTGGAATTAACGAAGCTCGTCTGGTCGCTTCTCTTGACATGGTGGAGAATTATTCCCATATCAAAAAAGGAAAGAACGTTCAGTTAGTTAACACTGAATTTGGATTAGGTCTGGGTAACCTGAAATCATTTGGCCCAAATTTTGAAAATGGAATGCTAGACTTTGAAACAATATACCAAGAAAATGGCTTCATGTTTACTTTCCTTAACCTGAGAGAGTTTATCGACAGAGTTACCGTATTTCTCCTTTCAAATGAACAATTTCCAGGCCATACTGCCCTTCGAAAATCATTGTTTACCAGGGATGGTCATCCTCTTCAAAATACGAAATTCTTCACGTTTTGGAAGAACTTCGTCAGTGATCAAAGGTTTCTACGAGTCTCAAGTCAGTACGATGGACAGGAGAGAATTGTTTCACCTCTTGCCCTAGCCAATCCTCGCACCAAAGAGATGGTGGTTCTACTCCACAACTATGGAAGTAAATGGCAGAATGTAAAACTGGACTTTCCCAACAACTGGCTTAACCCTACCacgggtgaagaaacatgtGTTCTGTTCGAAAATGATAACCCATCTATTCATGCCAATTACCATTTCGACAGGTCTAAGCTTCATGGCACCGTCGGTCTGCCTGGATCGTCAACCTGCTTCTACAAGTTCAAAACCAACTATAACTTTGGCGGAATACGCACGGACAACGAGAACACATACTACGGGAAGAAAATGATCATCCCTATCAGCAACGGACATGCACAGACAACCATCAGTCTACCTAGCTCCGGATACCATTTATCTTATCTTAGACTAGGAATCAGTCGAGACAAGAATGCAGATGCAAAACCCAAGACCATTGTCTTCAATGGCCACACGTTGTCTTCAAGTTACATGCTGTTTGATGCCATGAAGGTTGACGGAAAAACAAAATGGAACGTGTGGGTGTTCAAAGTGCCTCCAGGACAGATCAACACGTCAAATACAGTCAGCATGACGTTTGACGGAAACGGTGGTCACGTGACATCCGTGGCACTGGTTGTTGGAAAAATTCATTAG
- the LOC137278382 gene encoding beta-porphyranase A-like encodes MIFLGQVVHILLLGHTVLSDTTVTIYNEWLSQGGRVHYEVDRWNKHNGLDRLSLIPHCKSLGTPPGRWLNRDINDHFFENWPENPSHRGYPKPSYAEDHALQSKIWKTYMAQRNGYGSGVDNLVWEIGGTRWPKWMNRSQHQGQFPNNLDAASEFVSLMVQSAKDYTNGHIPHIFEVINEPNTHWQFLSDQTVVDFHRIVAQKLKSRFGMKVGGPTYSGYRLQMGDMDNFRLWKKTAEFLDMSLDHLDFFSFHAYNELRVSGGNHLFTGFNEARFVAAVDMIENYSHIKKGKNVPIIISEYGRDRVMGLDKWSPSGLIDFATIYQPNGYMFTFLNLREFIDRAIVFILSNEQRPGHTSLNWSLFTQNGQETEMTKFFKFWKYMYNNQKFLRVTSQYSGWQRQVASLALADPNNNEMTILLHNYGTSSQKVRLNFKNGWINPTSGESTCIQYEKAKPAMHSNVHFSTSGTVSLPGESTCLYKFKTSYNFGSVRTNNENTYYGKNMIIPISNGQAQTTISVPSSGYHSALLRVGVTRNKNTNGKPLSVTFNGFKLPSTFMLFDTDNPDVKTQWQVWEFWVPEGRVQSTNTVSMTFAGNGGHVSSVALVAGKLQ; translated from the exons atgatatTCCTCGGGCAGGTGGTGCACATTCTGCTGCTGGGGCACACGGTGCTGTCGGACACGACCGTCACCATCTACAACGAATGGCTTTCCCAAGGAGGTAGAGTCCATTATGAGGTCGACAGGTGGAACAAACACAATGGACTGGACCGACTCAGTCTCATCCCTCATTGTAAATCTCTCGGAACTCCGCCTGGACGTTGGCTGAACAGAGACATAAATGAccatttctttgaaaat TGGCCCGAGAATCCAAGTCACCGAGGGTATCCGAAACCCAGCTATGCTGAAGACCACGCACTGCAGTCGAAAATCTGGAAGACATACATGGCACAGAGGAATGGTTACGGCAGCGGTGTTGATAACTTGGTTTGGGAAATCGGTG GTACACGCTGGCCCAAGTGGATGAATAGATCTCAACATCAGGGCCAGTTTCCAAACAACCTGGACGCTGCATCAGAGTTTGTGTCGCTGATGGTTCAGAGTGCCAAGGACTACACAAATGGTCACATCCCACATATATTTGAAGTTATAAACGAACCAAATACTCACTGGCAATTCCTGTCTGACCAGACTGTTGTTGACTTCCACCGCATCGTTGCCCAAAAGCTGAAGTCACGCTTTGGGATGAAGGTCGGAGGTCCCACATATTCTGGATACCGCCTTCAGATGGGCGATATGGACAATTTCCGTTTGTGGAAGAAAACGGCCGAGTTTTTGGACATGTCTTTGGATCATCTGGACTTCTTCTCATTCCATGCGTACAATGAACTGCGAGTTTCTGGGGGAAATCACCTCTTCACTGGCTTCAATGAGGCTCGATTTGTTGCTGCGGTTGACATGATAGAAAATTATTCGCATATCAAGAAGGGTAAAAATGTTCCCATCATTATCAGTGAGTATGGAAGGGATCGAGTTATGGGCTTAGACAAATGGTCCCCCAGTGGCTTGATAGATTTTGCAACCATATACCAACCAAATGGGTACATGTTCACCTTCCTTAACCTGAGAGAGTTTATAGATAGGGCCATTGTGTTTATACTTTCCAATGAGCAACGTCCTGGACACACCAGCCTCAACTGGTCCTTGTTTACTCAGAATGGTCAAGAGACTGAAATGACCAAATTTTTCAAGTTctggaaatacatgtataataatCAGAAGTTCCTTAGAGTCACCAGCCAGTACTCGGGATGGCAGAGACAGGTTGCTTCCCTGGCTCTGGCTGATCCAAACAACAACGAGATGACGATCCTTCTCCACAACTATGGCACCTCGTCTCAGAAGGTCAGGCTGAATTTTAAGAACGGGTGGATTAATCCAACATCTGGCGAATCAACATGTATTCAGTATGAAAAAGCTAAACCAGCAATGCATTCTAATGTCCATTTTTCCACCAGCGGGACGGTTAGCCTCCCTGGGGAATCTACCTGCTTATATAAGTTCAAAACTAGCTACAACTTCGGAAGCGTGAGGACCAACAATGAAAACACATACTACGGCAAGAACATGATAATCCCCATCAGCAACGGCCAGGCACAGACCACAATCAGTGTACCAAGCTCTGGCTACCATTCTGCGCTGTTGAGAGTTGGGGTGACTCGCAATAAGAACACAAATGGCAAACCACTCAGTGTCACGTTCAATGGGTTCAAACTACCATCCACATTCATGCTCTTCGATACTGATAACCCTGACGTTAAAACGCAGTGGCAGGTTTGGGAGTTCTGGGTTCCTGAAGGTCGGGTACAGTCAACAAACACTGTCTCCATGACATTTGCTGGGAACGGAGGACACGTGTCGTCTGTGGCACTGGTCGCAGGGAAacttcaataa